In one Columba livia isolate bColLiv1 breed racing homer chromosome 23, bColLiv1.pat.W.v2, whole genome shotgun sequence genomic region, the following are encoded:
- the GNGT2 gene encoding guanine nucleotide-binding protein G(I)/G(S)/G(O) subunit gamma-T2, translating to MAQDMTEKELLKMELDQLKKEVKNERQMVSKTGKELKEYIESMAGEDPLLKGVPEDKNPFKEKGGCTIS from the exons ATGGCTCAGGACATGACTGAGaaggagctgctgaagatggAGCTGGACCAGCTGAAGAAGGAGGTGAAGAACGAGAGGCAGATG GTCTCCAAGACCGGCAAGGAGCTGAAGGAGTACATCGAGTCCATGGCGGGCGAGGACCCGCTGCTCAAGGGGGTCCCCGAGGACAAGAACCCCTTCAAGGAGAAGGGCGGCTGCACCATCAGCTGA